The Arthrobacter sp. NicSoilC5 genome has a window encoding:
- a CDS encoding HNH endonuclease signature motif containing protein, protein MGKAAVVRAFEEIKAALAVLNAEVDGAGAVPFSAADPLAGLADGCLEILAGSREVESGIAGVKARAAVGYVESAAAVAGLDVPVRAQEMAVSAEIGCVLALGPRAASSFLVTSHAVTATLPRTLEALQAGAISWSHAVVMADETACLDGAGAAALEAHFLDPDAPDPARGCPVGQLPAHRFKAKARTWRERHQAGSIEKRHAKGVAERRVEFRPDQDGMAWLSAYLPADQAQAGWNRLTAAARGMQGPDEPRSMPQLRADTFTDAILTNGTTNDAETRGSSSVTEGAGAARDHGQSPIRAQVLVTVPVFSLLGQTDEPAMLDGYGPIPPSMARALVASGAGSFYRVLVDPRDGAPLEIGRTSYRVTGAMRAWLRLRDGKCPFPGCSNNSLDNDADHILAWANGGTTGISNLGQPCPKHHKLRHTTAWKPTPATKNEPPGWTSPTGRHYQSEHQDWEPPRWPNLQNRGRAPKEGSPLGAVPDLVHFQLSPAEDWLDRVLHPPSA, encoded by the coding sequence ATGGGGAAGGCAGCGGTGGTAAGGGCTTTTGAGGAGATCAAGGCTGCCCTTGCTGTGCTGAATGCGGAGGTGGATGGGGCCGGTGCGGTGCCTTTTTCTGCGGCTGACCCTCTGGCTGGTTTGGCGGATGGTTGCCTGGAGATCCTGGCCGGGTCCCGTGAGGTTGAGTCCGGGATCGCTGGGGTGAAGGCGAGAGCTGCGGTTGGGTATGTGGAGAGCGCCGCTGCTGTTGCGGGCCTGGATGTTCCGGTTCGGGCGCAGGAGATGGCGGTCTCGGCGGAGATCGGGTGTGTGCTGGCCCTGGGGCCGCGGGCGGCGTCGTCGTTCCTGGTCACCTCGCACGCGGTTACGGCGACGTTGCCGCGGACGTTGGAGGCGTTGCAGGCCGGGGCGATCTCCTGGAGCCACGCGGTGGTGATGGCCGATGAGACAGCGTGTCTGGATGGTGCGGGGGCTGCAGCGTTGGAAGCCCATTTCCTTGACCCGGACGCCCCGGACCCGGCGCGGGGGTGCCCGGTGGGGCAGTTGCCGGCGCACCGGTTCAAGGCCAAGGCCCGTACCTGGCGGGAACGCCACCAGGCCGGGTCCATCGAAAAACGCCACGCCAAAGGGGTCGCGGAGCGGCGGGTGGAGTTCCGGCCGGACCAGGACGGGATGGCCTGGCTGTCCGCCTACCTGCCCGCGGACCAGGCCCAGGCCGGGTGGAACCGGCTCACCGCGGCCGCCCGGGGCATGCAGGGACCGGACGAGCCCCGCAGCATGCCCCAACTCCGGGCCGACACCTTCACCGACGCGATCCTCACCAACGGCACCACGAACGACGCCGAAACCCGCGGCAGCAGTAGCGTCACCGAGGGCGCGGGTGCCGCCCGGGACCATGGGCAATCACCGATCCGGGCGCAGGTGCTGGTCACGGTCCCGGTGTTCTCCCTGCTGGGCCAGACCGACGAACCGGCCATGCTGGACGGGTACGGCCCCATCCCGCCGTCAATGGCCCGGGCACTCGTCGCCTCCGGTGCTGGCTCGTTCTACCGGGTCCTGGTGGACCCGCGGGACGGGGCACCGTTGGAAATCGGCCGGACAAGCTACCGGGTCACCGGCGCGATGCGGGCCTGGCTGCGGCTGCGAGACGGCAAATGCCCGTTCCCGGGCTGCAGCAACAACTCCCTCGACAACGACGCCGACCACATCCTCGCCTGGGCCAACGGCGGCACCACCGGGATCAGCAACCTGGGACAGCCCTGCCCAAAACACCACAAACTCCGCCACACCACCGCCTGGAAACCCACCCCCGCCACGAAAAACGAACCACCCGGCTGGACCTCACCCACCGGCCGCCACTACCAAAGCGAACACCAGGACTGGGAACCACCACGCTGGCCGAATCTCCAAAACCGCGGCCGGGCGCCAAAGGAAGGCAGTCCGCTTGGCGCTGTTCCGGATCTCGTTCACTTCCAGCTATCCCCGGCAGAAGATTGGCTGGACCGGGTCCTGCACCCGCCATCCGCCTGA
- a CDS encoding FdhF/YdeP family oxidoreductase, whose product MKFGKQPAPVADINEDNLEVHKPKTEAAGVKAVMVALERAVAQAGVTRTAHSLLRLNQRGGFDCPGCAWPESDKKRKTAEFCENGAKAVAEENTLRTVGAEFWANHSIAELSGKTEYWLGNQGRLSEPMVIREGDTHYSPISWADAFELIGEHLRATTPDRSVFYTSGRTANETAFLYQLFARALGTNNLPDCSNMCHESSGSALNPTIGIGKGTVSLDDIHDSELIFVVGQNPGTNHPRMLSALKECKDKGGKVVAVNPLPEAGLFNFKDPQTISGVVGGGTPLADEYLQIKVGGDLALFQALGHLLLEAEEQNPGTVVDHSFIAAQTDGFDAYRDARRTLDWDETEKATGLSRAQIEKVAGMLVASKASIFCWALGVTQQPHSVDTIKEMVNVLLLQGNFGKPGAGACPVRGHSNVQGDRTMGIWEKPKEWLLSALDSEFGISSPRHHGYDAVESMEAFERDEVDVFVSMGGNFSLACSDTEALEAGMQRIGLTVHISTKPNRSHIVHGRTSLILPTLGRTDKDDKHPKGAQFLSVEDSMSVVHSTQGRLTPVSEHLLAEPVIVARMAEATFGPDHSVDWRGMAEDYDVIRDHIARVLPGFEDFNARVRTKNGFVLPNPPRDTRSFATDIGRGRFTVSPLEYLTPPPGHLVLQTIRSHDQYNTTFYGLDDRYRGISDGRRVILIHPEDLAESGFQDRELVDVVSTFQGVDRRADKFRLVAYPTARGCAAAYFPEANALVHKENVARVSNTPGFKAMFVRFEPHRGGAAVAEESAGALAGTHS is encoded by the coding sequence ATGAAGTTCGGCAAACAGCCTGCCCCCGTCGCGGACATCAACGAGGACAACCTCGAAGTCCACAAGCCCAAGACCGAGGCCGCCGGCGTCAAGGCCGTCATGGTGGCACTGGAGCGCGCGGTGGCGCAGGCAGGCGTGACCCGCACGGCACATTCCCTGCTCCGGCTGAACCAGCGCGGCGGGTTCGACTGCCCCGGCTGCGCGTGGCCGGAGTCGGACAAGAAGCGCAAGACTGCCGAGTTCTGCGAGAACGGTGCCAAGGCCGTGGCCGAGGAGAACACCTTGCGGACCGTGGGCGCGGAGTTCTGGGCCAACCACTCCATTGCCGAACTCTCAGGGAAGACCGAGTACTGGCTGGGGAACCAGGGCCGGCTCAGTGAACCGATGGTGATCCGCGAGGGTGATACCCACTATTCACCGATCTCCTGGGCTGACGCCTTCGAGCTGATCGGAGAGCACCTCCGGGCGACCACCCCGGACCGCAGCGTTTTCTACACTTCCGGGCGCACCGCGAACGAGACCGCGTTCCTGTACCAGCTGTTCGCTCGGGCCCTGGGCACCAACAACCTGCCGGACTGCTCCAACATGTGCCATGAGTCCTCCGGATCGGCGCTGAACCCGACCATCGGCATCGGCAAGGGCACCGTGTCCCTCGACGACATCCACGACTCCGAATTGATCTTTGTCGTCGGTCAAAACCCCGGCACCAACCACCCGCGCATGCTCTCTGCGCTGAAGGAGTGCAAGGACAAGGGCGGCAAGGTGGTGGCCGTGAACCCGCTGCCCGAGGCCGGACTGTTCAACTTCAAGGACCCGCAGACCATCTCGGGCGTGGTGGGCGGCGGCACCCCGCTCGCCGACGAATACCTGCAGATCAAGGTGGGCGGCGACCTCGCGCTGTTCCAGGCGCTGGGCCACCTGCTCCTGGAGGCTGAGGAACAAAACCCGGGAACCGTCGTCGACCATTCCTTCATTGCCGCGCAGACGGACGGGTTCGACGCCTACCGCGACGCCCGCCGCACCCTCGACTGGGATGAGACCGAGAAGGCCACGGGCCTCTCCCGCGCGCAGATCGAGAAGGTTGCGGGGATGCTGGTGGCGTCCAAGGCCTCGATCTTCTGCTGGGCGCTGGGCGTGACGCAGCAGCCGCACTCGGTGGACACCATCAAGGAGATGGTCAACGTCCTGCTGCTCCAGGGCAACTTCGGCAAACCCGGCGCCGGCGCCTGCCCCGTCCGCGGGCACTCCAACGTCCAGGGCGACCGGACCATGGGCATCTGGGAAAAGCCGAAGGAATGGCTCCTCTCGGCACTGGATTCCGAGTTCGGCATCTCATCCCCGCGGCACCACGGCTACGACGCCGTTGAGTCGATGGAGGCGTTCGAGCGCGACGAGGTGGACGTCTTCGTGTCCATGGGCGGCAACTTCTCGCTGGCGTGCTCTGACACTGAAGCGTTGGAGGCGGGCATGCAGCGGATCGGGCTGACCGTGCACATCTCCACCAAGCCCAACCGCTCCCACATTGTGCACGGCCGCACCTCGCTGATCCTGCCCACGCTGGGCCGCACGGACAAGGACGACAAGCACCCCAAGGGCGCCCAGTTCCTGTCCGTGGAGGACTCCATGTCTGTGGTCCACTCCACCCAGGGACGCCTCACGCCGGTCTCCGAGCACCTGCTCGCCGAACCCGTGATCGTGGCCCGGATGGCCGAGGCTACCTTCGGCCCGGACCACTCCGTGGACTGGCGCGGCATGGCCGAGGACTACGACGTGATCCGCGACCACATCGCCCGCGTCCTGCCGGGGTTCGAGGACTTTAACGCCCGGGTCCGCACCAAGAACGGGTTCGTGCTGCCCAACCCGCCGCGCGACACCCGCTCCTTCGCCACGGACATCGGCCGCGGCCGGTTCACGGTCAGCCCCCTTGAGTACCTGACGCCGCCGCCGGGCCACCTGGTGCTGCAGACCATCCGAAGCCACGACCAGTACAACACCACGTTCTACGGCCTGGACGACCGCTACCGCGGCATCTCCGACGGCCGCCGCGTGATCCTGATCCACCCGGAGGACCTCGCTGAATCGGGCTTCCAGGACAGGGAACTGGTCGATGTGGTGAGCACCTTCCAGGGCGTGGACCGCAGGGCGGACAAGTTCCGCCTGGTGGCGTACCCAACTGCCAGGGGCTGCGCCGCCGCGTACTTCCCGGAGGCCAACGCACTGGTCCACAAGGAAAACGTGGCCCGCGTGTCCAATACGCCGGGTTTCAAGGCAATGTTCGTCCGCTTCGAGCCGCATCGGGGTGGGGCAGCGGTGGCCGAAGAGTCCGCGGGGGCGCTGGCCGGAACGCACTCTTAG
- a CDS encoding MBL fold metallo-hydrolase yields MAVTIENLVTSGTFSLDGGTWDVDNNVWIVGNDEECVIIDAPHDAAEIINQVRSRKVKAILLTHAHNDHIGAAREVADALGAPIILNEEDLVLWEQVYPDAKPDRYHSDGDVFEVGSATLRAIHTPGHSPGSTCFYLESEGTVFTGDTLFNGGPGATGRSYSDYPTILKSIRERLLTLPAQTVVRTGHGGDTTIAAEQETLAKVPE; encoded by the coding sequence ATGGCCGTCACCATTGAGAACCTGGTCACCTCGGGCACGTTCTCGCTCGACGGCGGCACCTGGGACGTGGACAACAACGTCTGGATCGTGGGCAACGACGAGGAATGCGTCATTATCGATGCGCCCCACGATGCCGCCGAGATCATCAACCAGGTACGCAGCCGGAAGGTCAAGGCCATCCTGCTGACCCACGCGCACAACGACCACATCGGTGCCGCCCGCGAAGTCGCTGACGCGCTGGGCGCCCCGATCATCCTGAACGAGGAGGACCTGGTGTTGTGGGAGCAGGTCTACCCGGACGCCAAGCCGGACCGCTACCACTCCGACGGGGACGTGTTCGAGGTGGGCAGCGCCACCCTGCGGGCAATCCACACCCCCGGCCACTCCCCGGGGTCCACCTGCTTCTACCTCGAAAGCGAAGGAACGGTATTTACCGGGGACACGCTGTTCAATGGCGGCCCGGGTGCCACCGGCCGGTCCTACAGCGACTACCCCACCATCCTGAAGTCCATCCGCGAACGCCTGCTGACGCTTCCGGCTCAGACCGTGGTCCGCACCGGCCATGGCGGGGACACCACCATCGCGGCGGAGCAGGAAACGCTGGCGAAGGTTCCGGAGTAG
- a CDS encoding S-(hydroxymethyl)mycothiol dehydrogenase, whose product MVHKVQAVVVREKNAPVSLETILVPDPGPGEALVDILTCGVCHTDLHYKQGGIGDDFPYLLGHEATGVVSAVGPDVTSVAPGDRVILNWRAVCGECRACAKGQPQYCFNTHNATQKMTLEDGTVLSPALGIGAFAEKTLVAAGQCTKVDPDVDAAAVGLLGCGIMAGIGAAINTGEVKRGESVAVIGCGGVGIAAIAGAKLAGATTIIAVDIDDNKIGMAKSLGATHGVNSKQEDAVEAIRALTGGNGADVVIDAVGRPETYKQAFYARDLAGRVVLVGVPTPEMQLELPLLDVFGRGGSLKSSWYGDCLPSRDFPMLVSHYKQGNLDLDAFVSERITIDQVEEAFGKMHEGKVLRSVVEVSPVGV is encoded by the coding sequence ATGGTCCATAAAGTTCAAGCCGTCGTTGTCCGGGAGAAGAACGCTCCGGTGTCGTTGGAGACCATCCTGGTGCCGGATCCGGGCCCGGGGGAGGCCCTGGTGGACATCCTGACCTGCGGTGTCTGCCACACGGACCTGCACTACAAGCAGGGCGGCATCGGCGATGACTTCCCGTACCTGCTGGGCCATGAGGCCACCGGTGTGGTCTCTGCAGTTGGTCCGGACGTGACGTCCGTGGCGCCGGGTGACCGGGTCATCCTGAACTGGCGCGCCGTGTGCGGCGAGTGCCGGGCGTGCGCCAAGGGCCAGCCGCAGTACTGCTTCAACACCCACAACGCCACCCAGAAGATGACGCTTGAGGACGGCACGGTCCTCTCTCCCGCCCTGGGCATCGGTGCCTTCGCGGAAAAGACTCTGGTGGCTGCCGGGCAGTGCACCAAGGTGGACCCCGACGTCGACGCGGCCGCGGTGGGCCTGCTGGGCTGCGGCATCATGGCCGGCATCGGCGCCGCGATCAACACCGGCGAGGTCAAACGCGGGGAATCCGTGGCAGTGATCGGCTGCGGCGGTGTGGGCATCGCCGCGATCGCCGGCGCGAAGTTGGCGGGAGCGACGACGATCATCGCCGTTGACATCGACGACAACAAGATCGGGATGGCCAAGTCCCTCGGCGCCACCCATGGCGTGAACTCCAAGCAGGAGGACGCAGTGGAGGCCATCCGGGCCCTCACCGGAGGCAACGGCGCTGACGTGGTGATTGACGCCGTCGGCCGTCCCGAAACGTACAAGCAGGCGTTCTACGCCCGCGACCTCGCCGGCCGCGTGGTCCTGGTGGGTGTGCCGACGCCGGAGATGCAGCTGGAGCTGCCGCTGCTGGATGTCTTTGGCCGTGGTGGGTCGCTGAAGTCCTCCTGGTACGGGGACTGCCTGCCCTCCCGGGACTTCCCGATGCTGGTGTCCCACTACAAGCAGGGCAACCTGGACCTGGACGCGTTCGTCTCCGAACGCATCACCATCGACCAGGTGGAGGAGGCCTTCGGCAAGATGCACGAGGGCAAGGTCCTGCGTTCCGTTGTTGAAGTCAGCCCGGTGGGGGTCTGA
- the purF gene encoding amidophosphoribosyltransferase, with protein MARGDGKLSHDLLPGEKGPQDACGVFGVWAPGEEVAKLTYYGLYALQHRGQESAGIATSDGKRINVYKDMGLVSQVFDETTLNTLTGHLAVGHCRYSTTGASHWANAQPTLGATSTGTVALAHNGNLTNTAELNAMITERNGGQLTGEMKQGNTSDTALVTALLEGEPGKSLEETATELLPKIKGGFCFVFMDEGTLYAARDTYGIRPLVLGRLERGWVVASEQSALATVGASFIREIEPGEFIAIDEEGVRSKKFAEPTPAGCVFEYVYLARPDAAIAGRSVYESRVEMGRQLARENTHEADIVIPVPESGTPAAVGYAEESGIPFAHGFVKNSYVGRTFIQPSQTLRQLGIRLKLNALESVIRGKRVVVVDDSIVRGNTQRAIVRMLREAGAAAVHVKISSPPVQWPCFYGIDFASRAELIANGATIEEISQAIGADSLAYISEDGMIGATRQPRERLCTACFTGKYPIKLPDADKLGKNLLERTDLGGLKPSPAALPGETAALAVDATEDPAEKAGATGCDPGPDSEFENLLTEADLVPDVHAATSADKKDSV; from the coding sequence GTGGCACGCGGCGATGGCAAACTTTCCCATGATCTTCTTCCCGGCGAAAAAGGACCCCAGGATGCCTGTGGCGTCTTTGGTGTTTGGGCACCTGGTGAAGAAGTAGCAAAACTTACCTATTACGGGCTGTATGCACTGCAGCACCGCGGTCAGGAGTCGGCTGGCATAGCCACCAGCGACGGCAAGCGGATCAACGTCTACAAGGACATGGGCCTCGTTTCCCAGGTCTTCGACGAGACCACGCTGAACACCCTGACCGGGCATCTGGCCGTGGGCCATTGCCGCTACTCCACCACCGGTGCCAGCCACTGGGCCAACGCGCAGCCCACCCTGGGCGCCACCTCCACCGGCACGGTGGCCCTGGCGCACAACGGCAACCTGACCAACACCGCCGAACTCAACGCCATGATCACGGAGCGCAACGGCGGGCAGCTCACCGGCGAAATGAAGCAGGGCAACACCTCGGACACCGCGCTGGTCACCGCCCTGCTGGAAGGTGAGCCGGGCAAAAGCCTGGAAGAGACCGCTACCGAGCTTCTCCCCAAGATCAAGGGCGGCTTCTGCTTCGTCTTCATGGACGAAGGCACCCTGTACGCAGCCCGCGACACCTACGGCATCCGCCCGCTGGTCCTGGGCCGCCTGGAACGCGGCTGGGTTGTCGCCTCCGAACAGTCCGCACTGGCCACCGTGGGTGCCAGCTTCATCCGCGAGATCGAGCCCGGCGAGTTCATCGCCATCGACGAAGAAGGCGTGCGTTCAAAGAAGTTTGCAGAGCCGACGCCGGCCGGTTGCGTTTTCGAGTACGTCTACCTCGCCCGTCCGGACGCCGCGATCGCCGGCCGTTCCGTCTACGAGTCCCGCGTGGAAATGGGCCGCCAGCTGGCCCGCGAAAACACCCACGAAGCGGACATCGTCATCCCCGTCCCGGAGTCGGGCACCCCTGCAGCCGTGGGTTACGCCGAGGAATCCGGTATTCCGTTCGCACACGGCTTCGTCAAGAACTCCTACGTTGGCCGCACCTTCATCCAGCCCTCGCAGACCCTCCGCCAGCTGGGCATCCGGCTCAAGCTCAACGCCCTTGAGTCCGTGATCCGCGGCAAGCGCGTGGTGGTGGTGGACGACTCGATCGTCCGCGGCAACACCCAGCGGGCCATCGTCCGGATGCTCCGGGAGGCCGGCGCCGCCGCCGTGCACGTCAAGATCTCCTCCCCGCCGGTGCAATGGCCCTGCTTCTACGGCATCGACTTCGCCTCCCGCGCCGAGCTGATCGCCAACGGCGCCACCATCGAAGAGATTTCGCAGGCCATCGGCGCCGACTCGCTGGCCTACATCTCCGAGGACGGCATGATCGGCGCCACCCGGCAGCCGCGCGAACGCCTGTGCACCGCCTGCTTCACCGGTAAGTACCCCATCAAGCTTCCGGACGCGGACAAACTGGGCAAGAACCTCCTGGAGCGCACCGACCTGGGCGGCCTCAAGCCCTCCCCCGCGGCCCTTCCCGGCGAAACGGCCGCCCTGGCCGTCGACGCCACCGAGGACCCGGCGGAAAAGGCCGGCGCCACGGGCTGCGATCCCGGCCCCGACTCCGAATTCGAGAACCTGCTGACCGAAGCCGACCTCGTGCCCGACGTACACGCCGCCACCAGCGCCGACAAGAAGGACTCCGTATGA
- the purM gene encoding phosphoribosylformylglycinamidine cyclo-ligase has protein sequence MTSASPAADNAGITYASAGVDVEAGDRAVELMKDAVKATHNSSVIGGVGGFAGLYDVSRLLTYKKPLLATSTDGVGTKVAIAQAMDIHDTIGFDLVGMVVDDIVVVGAEPLYMTDYIACGKVVPERIAGIVRGIAAACSVAGTALVGGETAEHPGLLGEHEYDVAGAATGVVEADALLGPDRVRAGDVVIGMASSGLHSNGYSLVRRVINHAGWALDRQVSELGRTLGEELLEPTRVYAADCLDLARTFPVSAGAAVHGFSHVTGGGLAANLARVLPQGLVATVDRATWELPAIFKLVSELGNVPLADLERTLNLGVGMVAIVSPDAADAAVARLNERGLPSWIMGTVTEDSDSILKSGPDYVQGAKGVDGGAVRLVNAYA, from the coding sequence ATGACCTCCGCCAGCCCTGCCGCAGACAACGCCGGCATCACCTACGCGTCCGCGGGCGTGGACGTCGAAGCCGGGGACCGCGCCGTCGAGCTCATGAAGGATGCCGTCAAGGCAACCCACAACTCCTCGGTGATCGGCGGGGTGGGCGGCTTCGCCGGCCTCTACGATGTCTCCCGGCTGCTGACCTACAAGAAGCCGCTGCTGGCCACCTCCACGGACGGCGTCGGCACCAAGGTCGCCATCGCCCAGGCCATGGACATCCACGACACCATCGGGTTCGACCTGGTGGGCATGGTGGTGGACGACATCGTGGTGGTGGGCGCGGAGCCCCTGTACATGACCGATTACATCGCCTGCGGCAAGGTGGTCCCCGAGCGCATCGCCGGCATCGTCCGCGGCATCGCCGCTGCCTGCTCCGTGGCCGGCACCGCCCTGGTGGGCGGCGAGACCGCCGAACACCCCGGCCTGCTGGGCGAACACGAATACGACGTCGCCGGTGCAGCCACCGGCGTCGTGGAAGCCGATGCGCTGCTGGGGCCGGACCGCGTCCGCGCCGGCGACGTCGTGATCGGCATGGCCTCCTCCGGCCTGCACTCCAACGGCTACTCCCTGGTCCGCCGCGTCATCAACCACGCCGGCTGGGCCCTGGACCGCCAGGTCTCCGAACTGGGCCGCACCCTGGGTGAGGAACTCCTGGAACCCACGCGCGTCTACGCGGCCGACTGCCTGGACCTGGCCCGTACCTTCCCGGTCAGCGCCGGCGCGGCCGTCCATGGGTTCAGCCACGTCACCGGTGGCGGCCTTGCCGCCAACCTGGCCCGCGTCCTCCCGCAGGGCCTGGTGGCCACGGTGGACCGTGCCACGTGGGAACTGCCCGCCATCTTCAAGCTGGTGTCCGAGCTGGGCAACGTTCCGCTGGCCGACCTGGAACGTACCCTGAACCTCGGCGTGGGCATGGTGGCCATCGTGTCCCCCGACGCCGCGGATGCCGCCGTCGCGCGCCTGAACGAACGGGGCCTGCCGTCCTGGATCATGGGCACGGTCACCGAGGACTCAGACTCCATCCTCAAGTCCGGACCTGACTACGTCCAGGGCGCCAAGGGTGTGGACGGCGGCGCTGTCCGCCTGGTCAACGCCTACGCCTAA
- a CDS encoding VOC family protein — MALVEGYRHGEPCWADLQTPDVAAAKDFYGRLFGWTFQDFPTPDGRSYAQAFVRGRLVATIAPQSPLQLQAGTSAKWNVYFAAADAADVLEQAAHAGGAAEFGPETVGDTGVLGFLAPPGGGTTGIWQAGSHYGGQLFNEPGALAWAELFTPEPQAAVGFFQQLFGHEVTEYPQDDGGSYSTLLVDGNEVAGIIPADEGDEADWQIYFGTADVAAAAAAVQAAGGEVLVEPDERPADGSLATIRDPQGGVLNLIQTAA; from the coding sequence ATGGCATTAGTTGAGGGATACCGTCACGGCGAGCCCTGCTGGGCGGATCTGCAGACCCCGGATGTTGCGGCTGCCAAGGACTTCTACGGGCGGCTCTTCGGCTGGACGTTCCAGGACTTCCCCACCCCGGACGGCCGCAGCTACGCGCAGGCCTTTGTCCGTGGCCGGTTGGTGGCCACCATTGCACCGCAAAGCCCCTTGCAACTGCAGGCCGGCACCTCCGCAAAGTGGAACGTCTACTTCGCCGCCGCAGACGCTGCGGATGTACTGGAGCAGGCTGCCCACGCAGGAGGGGCCGCCGAATTCGGGCCGGAGACGGTGGGCGACACCGGTGTTCTGGGCTTCCTTGCCCCTCCCGGTGGCGGAACCACCGGCATTTGGCAGGCAGGAAGCCACTACGGCGGCCAATTATTCAACGAGCCGGGCGCGCTGGCCTGGGCGGAACTCTTCACGCCCGAGCCCCAGGCCGCCGTCGGCTTCTTCCAGCAGCTTTTTGGGCATGAGGTCACCGAGTACCCGCAGGACGACGGCGGCAGCTACAGCACGCTGCTCGTCGACGGCAACGAGGTGGCCGGGATCATCCCTGCCGATGAGGGCGACGAAGCGGACTGGCAGATCTACTTCGGCACGGCAGACGTTGCCGCGGCGGCAGCGGCCGTCCAGGCAGCGGGGGGAGAGGTCCTCGTCGAGCCGGACGAGCGTCCCGCCGACGGGTCACTCGCCACCATCAGGGACCCGCAGGGCGGCGTCCTCAACTTGATCCAGACCGCCGCTTAA
- a CDS encoding alpha/beta hydrolase, producing MAGIVDIEGHPTWLEDRGGNGAPLLLLHGGLSNSDALLGTIGAGLAEHYRLIAFDRPGHGYTADTDADFHYSDMAREAVSVLEKVAAGPAHIVGWSDGGIIALLVALARPDLVAKMVVIGTNYHVDGIQPLDMDPDSPVLQELGRAYAERSPDGPGHFEAVARKGMQLISTEPSLTTSQISRIQQPVLVAVGDDDIVTLPHTISLYEALPNGQLAVIPGASHGLPLEQPATLTSLMLPFLAAEGPPRTLMPVRRRAH from the coding sequence ATGGCCGGCATCGTAGACATCGAGGGACACCCCACATGGTTGGAGGACCGCGGCGGCAATGGCGCTCCACTGCTCCTGCTGCACGGCGGCCTCAGCAACAGTGATGCCCTTCTTGGCACTATTGGCGCCGGACTCGCGGAACACTACCGGCTCATCGCCTTCGACCGTCCCGGCCATGGATACACCGCCGACACCGATGCCGACTTCCACTACAGCGATATGGCGCGGGAGGCAGTCAGCGTCCTTGAGAAGGTGGCCGCCGGCCCCGCACACATCGTCGGCTGGAGCGACGGCGGCATCATTGCCCTCCTCGTGGCACTGGCGCGGCCGGACCTGGTGGCGAAAATGGTGGTCATCGGCACCAACTACCACGTGGACGGCATCCAGCCCTTGGACATGGACCCGGACTCGCCGGTGTTACAGGAGCTTGGCCGGGCCTACGCCGAGCGTTCTCCTGACGGACCCGGGCATTTTGAGGCGGTAGCCCGGAAAGGCATGCAGCTGATCAGCACCGAGCCTTCGCTCACTACGTCCCAGATCTCGCGGATCCAGCAGCCGGTACTGGTGGCGGTGGGGGACGACGACATTGTGACCCTGCCGCACACCATCTCCTTGTATGAGGCTTTGCCCAATGGGCAGCTGGCGGTGATTCCGGGGGCGTCCCATGGCCTGCCGCTCGAGCAGCCTGCCACGCTCACCAGCCTTATGCTCCCATTCCTGGCAGCCGAAGGTCCTCCCCGGACGCTCATGCCCGTCAGGCGCCGCGCGCATTAG
- a CDS encoding DUF3073 domain-containing protein, whose amino-acid sequence MGRGRQKAKATKQARDIKYYSPNTDYSALQRELTGPGSRSTSRYSNEPVEPDYSAYVDKYADDLDDDDDEVDNRRIG is encoded by the coding sequence ATGGGGCGCGGCCGTCAAAAGGCAAAAGCTACCAAGCAGGCTCGGGACATTAAGTACTACTCCCCGAACACTGACTATTCGGCACTTCAGCGTGAGCTGACGGGTCCGGGCAGTCGTTCGACGAGCCGTTACTCGAATGAGCCGGTTGAACCGGACTATTCGGCTTATGTGGATAAGTACGCGGATGATTTGGATGACGATGACGACGAGGTAGACAACCGTCGCATCGGCTAG